Proteins encoded within one genomic window of Dyadobacter chenhuakuii:
- a CDS encoding efflux RND transporter permease subunit produces the protein MIADIFIKRPVTAIVTSIVLVLVGLIALTILPVAQYPDVTPPTVTVSGNFTGADAQTVEQTTTTPIETQINGTPGMTYMSSNSTSSGQSSINVVFDVGTNVDIAALDVQNRVSVAEPTLPDAVKRLGLTVRKRQPSIMIVLALYSPNGTHDAQFIGNYANIYLKDALQRVKGVGDIISRADDFGMRIWLNPEKLANLRMTPSDISAALAEQNLQVAAGTVGGNPQPNTQTFEYNVLTNSRLNSKAQFEDIIVRSSPQEGSVVYLRDVARVELGKFDYGANAFVAGKPAAFVLIYQAPGANALATYEGVMNKLAEMKKTFPKDIDYVIPNETATVVKVSIEEVLKTFAEAMILVVVVVFLFLQNWRATLIPILAIPVSLIGTLIFFIPFGFTINTLTLFAFVLAIGIVVDDAIVVVEAVQHYIDEKKMSPKEATVQAMKDISGPVIAIALILAAVFVPVSFVPGIVGRLYQQFAITIAVSVLLSAFVALSLTPALCTIMLKPSKGENDKKNWLERFFDRFNRWFDKVSNGYTRGVAKWIKATPLVLVMMVCLFVGLFFLFKNKPSGFIPVEDEGRLFVTYEMQEATSTTRNIAMLKEVMKRVSAIPEVRVAGGLAGLNVLSFSNKSNVGTLFISLQPWADRKGAEHHVQAVIKQIQARTADIKEARVLAIAPPAIPGLGATSGFTFQLQQSTSTDNIQQFEGVMRNFLGEVNKRPEIAMAYTFFNARTPSYQIDVDRDKTKKLGVQVNDVFSSLSTLLGSSYVNDFNLYGRNFRVMVQADSSFRSSLDKIKQFYVRNREGNMIPLGSLVTTKVVENPALISHYNIYRSVEINGTPKPGYSSGQAINALREVAQKLPAGYSYEFSGMSSEEIKAGDSTTLIFSISIVFVFLFLAALYESWSIPFSVLFAVPIGAFGSILTLTFLPNLSNNIYAQIGLITLIGLAAKNAILIVEFAKERVDGGMELVAATLEAVRLRLRPIIMTSLAFILGVLPLAFASGAAAESRKTIGWTVFGGMLAATSLAIFVVPVLFVAIEKIAMGKKKHDHTPPDAPAAEIA, from the coding sequence ATGATTGCAGATATTTTTATAAAAAGGCCCGTTACAGCCATTGTTACGTCCATCGTGCTGGTGCTGGTGGGTCTTATTGCACTGACCATATTGCCTGTTGCGCAGTATCCGGATGTAACGCCGCCTACCGTAACAGTAAGCGGTAACTTTACCGGCGCCGACGCCCAGACCGTTGAGCAGACCACAACGACGCCTATTGAAACCCAGATCAACGGTACGCCGGGCATGACTTACATGTCCAGTAACTCGACCAGCAGCGGTCAAAGCAGCATTAATGTTGTTTTTGATGTTGGAACCAATGTCGACATTGCCGCCCTGGACGTTCAGAACAGGGTAAGTGTGGCAGAGCCTACCCTACCCGATGCCGTTAAGCGTCTTGGTTTGACTGTAAGAAAACGCCAGCCAAGTATCATGATCGTTTTGGCATTGTACTCACCCAATGGCACCCATGATGCCCAGTTTATTGGTAACTATGCCAACATTTATCTTAAAGACGCATTACAGCGCGTAAAAGGGGTTGGAGATATTATTTCCAGAGCAGATGATTTTGGTATGCGGATCTGGCTGAACCCCGAAAAGCTGGCCAACCTGCGCATGACGCCTTCGGATATTTCAGCGGCGCTTGCCGAGCAAAACCTTCAAGTTGCAGCCGGAACCGTGGGCGGTAACCCGCAGCCCAATACGCAGACATTTGAATATAATGTATTGACCAATAGCCGCCTTAATAGCAAGGCGCAGTTTGAGGACATTATCGTAAGAAGCTCGCCTCAGGAAGGAAGTGTTGTTTACTTGCGTGATGTAGCCCGCGTTGAGCTGGGTAAATTCGATTACGGTGCCAATGCATTTGTTGCCGGAAAACCAGCAGCCTTCGTTTTGATCTATCAGGCGCCGGGCGCCAACGCGCTTGCCACCTATGAAGGTGTGATGAACAAGCTTGCCGAAATGAAAAAAACATTTCCCAAGGACATCGATTACGTGATCCCCAATGAAACGGCGACCGTAGTTAAAGTTTCGATTGAGGAGGTTTTGAAAACATTTGCCGAAGCGATGATTTTGGTTGTTGTCGTTGTGTTTTTGTTTCTTCAAAACTGGCGGGCAACACTAATTCCAATCCTTGCCATCCCCGTTTCGCTGATTGGTACATTGATCTTCTTTATCCCGTTTGGTTTTACGATCAACACCCTTACGCTATTTGCATTCGTACTGGCCATTGGTATAGTTGTCGATGATGCCATTGTGGTTGTCGAGGCCGTCCAGCATTATATTGACGAAAAGAAAATGTCGCCCAAGGAGGCAACCGTTCAGGCGATGAAGGATATCTCTGGACCTGTAATTGCGATTGCCCTTATCCTGGCTGCCGTTTTTGTTCCGGTGAGTTTTGTGCCCGGAATTGTAGGACGGCTCTATCAGCAGTTTGCCATCACCATTGCCGTATCTGTTTTGCTTTCGGCTTTTGTTGCCCTTTCGCTTACGCCTGCGCTCTGCACGATCATGCTCAAACCCTCCAAAGGTGAAAATGACAAGAAGAACTGGCTGGAAAGATTTTTTGATCGCTTCAACCGTTGGTTTGACAAAGTCTCAAATGGCTACACGCGTGGCGTGGCCAAATGGATCAAGGCAACTCCGCTGGTGCTTGTGATGATGGTCTGCCTGTTTGTGGGTCTGTTTTTCCTTTTCAAAAACAAACCATCGGGTTTTATCCCGGTTGAAGATGAAGGGCGTCTTTTTGTAACTTATGAGATGCAGGAGGCCACTTCAACGACGCGTAACATTGCTATGCTCAAAGAGGTCATGAAGCGCGTTTCTGCAATTCCCGAAGTTCGTGTAGCGGGTGGTTTGGCAGGACTTAACGTTTTAAGCTTTTCAAACAAGTCCAATGTGGGTACGCTCTTTATCAGCTTGCAGCCGTGGGCAGACCGTAAAGGCGCCGAGCATCACGTGCAGGCGGTAATCAAGCAGATACAGGCCCGTACGGCCGATATTAAGGAAGCAAGGGTGCTCGCTATTGCTCCGCCGGCTATTCCCGGGCTTGGTGCAACCTCTGGTTTTACATTCCAGCTGCAACAATCCACCAGCACCGACAACATTCAGCAGTTCGAGGGTGTGATGCGTAATTTCCTTGGTGAGGTCAACAAGCGTCCAGAGATTGCCATGGCCTATACTTTCTTTAATGCCAGAACGCCGAGTTACCAGATTGATGTGGACCGCGACAAAACCAAGAAATTGGGTGTTCAGGTCAATGATGTATTCAGCTCGCTTTCGACGCTTCTGGGAAGTAGTTATGTAAACGATTTCAACCTTTACGGACGTAACTTCCGGGTAATGGTGCAGGCTGACAGCAGTTTCCGCTCGTCGCTGGATAAAATCAAGCAGTTCTACGTCCGCAACCGAGAAGGAAATATGATCCCGCTCGGCTCGCTGGTAACAACCAAAGTGGTAGAAAACCCGGCTTTGATTTCCCACTATAACATTTACCGTTCTGTCGAAATCAACGGAACGCCTAAGCCGGGTTACAGTAGTGGTCAGGCCATTAACGCGCTGCGTGAGGTTGCCCAGAAACTACCCGCTGGTTATAGTTACGAATTCTCTGGTATGAGTAGCGAGGAGATTAAAGCGGGTGACAGTACAACATTGATCTTTTCGATCTCGATCGTGTTTGTGTTCCTGTTTCTGGCAGCATTATACGAAAGCTGGTCTATCCCTTTCTCAGTGCTATTTGCCGTCCCTATCGGCGCTTTCGGCTCGATTCTGACACTTACATTCCTGCCGAATTTATCAAATAACATTTATGCACAGATCGGTCTGATTACACTGATCGGCCTTGCGGCAAAGAACGCGATCTTGATCGTTGAATTTGCCAAGGAACGTGTCGATGGCGGTATGGAGCTTGTAGCAGCTACCCTGGAAGCCGTTCGGCTCAGGTTGCGCCCCATCATTATGACCTCTCTGGCCTTTATTCTGGGTGTACTTCCGCTTGCATTTGCCAGTGGAGCTGCGGCAGAATCAAGAAAAACCATCGGCTGGACCGTATTCGGGGGGATGCTTGCAGCAACCTCGCTGGCCATCTTCGTGGTGCCTGTTCTTTTTGTTGCCATTGAAAAGATAGCCATGGGCAAGAAGAAACACGACCATACGCCGCCTGATGCGCCTGCTGCTGAGATAGCTTAG
- a CDS encoding efflux RND transporter periplasmic adaptor subunit, which yields MFSNKLPYFSAALFLGILSSCGDKKEQQQQAAAPPAVPVSLVAVTTADATYYDEYPGTVTALNEIELRPQVTGFITGIHFKDGSRVRKGQLLYSIDAQLYNANYDQAVANLNVQQANLARAQKDADRYHELEKNDAVAKQLVDNADAALEVAKRQAEAAKANIQAVQTSVNYTKVTAPFDGVIGISMVKVGAAVTAGQTILNTVSTDTQLAVDFNVDQREIYRFSTLMKNAKAADSTFTLKFGNDIFPATGKIALIDRAVDPQTGTIKTRLVFPNKDNRLRSGMSGTVRVLNNAAAKSVVIPYKAVTEQLGEFFVYVAGDSSKVSQRRVVLGTSLGANVIIKEGLKEGEKIAVEGVQNLREGAVIKEGK from the coding sequence ATGTTCTCAAATAAATTACCATACTTTTCAGCAGCACTGTTTCTGGGCATTCTGAGCTCTTGCGGAGATAAAAAAGAGCAGCAGCAGCAAGCAGCAGCTCCCCCGGCCGTGCCGGTCTCACTTGTAGCTGTGACGACCGCAGATGCAACCTATTACGACGAATATCCAGGCACAGTCACTGCGCTGAACGAAATTGAGCTTCGGCCGCAGGTTACGGGCTTTATCACCGGCATTCATTTCAAAGACGGCTCCCGCGTAAGAAAGGGCCAGCTGCTTTATTCTATTGATGCGCAGCTTTATAATGCCAATTATGATCAGGCTGTTGCCAACCTTAATGTGCAGCAAGCCAATCTGGCCCGCGCTCAGAAAGATGCTGACCGCTACCATGAGCTTGAAAAAAACGATGCTGTGGCCAAACAGCTTGTTGATAATGCAGATGCAGCCCTGGAAGTAGCCAAAAGACAGGCTGAGGCGGCCAAGGCAAACATTCAGGCGGTTCAAACGAGTGTAAACTATACCAAGGTGACTGCTCCCTTTGATGGTGTGATTGGCATCTCGATGGTGAAAGTGGGCGCGGCTGTAACGGCTGGCCAGACCATTCTGAACACTGTTTCAACCGACACCCAATTGGCAGTTGATTTTAATGTAGACCAAAGAGAAATCTACCGGTTTTCGACATTGATGAAAAACGCAAAGGCGGCTGATTCCACATTCACTTTGAAATTTGGAAACGATATTTTTCCTGCGACAGGCAAAATCGCCCTGATCGACCGCGCTGTTGACCCGCAAACAGGGACCATTAAGACAAGGCTTGTTTTTCCAAACAAAGATAACCGGCTGCGTTCTGGCATGAGCGGAACTGTGCGCGTGCTTAATAATGCTGCTGCCAAATCTGTGGTGATCCCCTATAAGGCAGTTACCGAGCAGCTGGGCGAATTCTTTGTATATGTAGCTGGCGACAGCAGCAAAGTAAGCCAGCGCCGGGTTGTGCTGGGAACATCCCTGGGAGCCAACGTGATCATTAAAGAAGGGCTGAAAGAAGGAGAAAAGATTGCCGTAGAAGGCGTTCAGAACCTGAGAGAAGGCGCAGTTATTAAAGAGGGAAAATAA
- a CDS encoding TolC family protein: protein MKYWSKPQKTMRLALSSALLSLTSFCPIFSQAIQESSKEAPLLEQATLQAVVDYAIKNQPIVQQSLIDERITENQIRSRLADWYPQINFNYNLQHNFIVQTSIIAGNPVKLGVSNISAAQFTLSQQIFNRDVLLANQTKRDVLLQASQNTSFNKTDIAVNVSKAFYDVLATTQQIDVAQEDIQRLERSLKDAENQYKSGIADKIDFKRATISLNNTKASKKSNEELLKAKLDYLKSLMGYPSDKQLAIAYDTLQMEREISLDTLQNLDLNSRIEFQLLSTQKKLLEANLQYNKWSYLPNISLNGAYNLNFQNNQFTDLYNKNYPNSFGLLTLSLPLYQGGKRKANTKAAEWQIKRLDWDIKGLQMNVSAEYSQALANYKGNLTNLLAQKDNMDLAREVYDVIQLQYKSGIKTYLEVVTSETDLRLARISYYNALYQTLASKIDVQKALGQMNY from the coding sequence ATGAAGTATTGGTCTAAGCCACAAAAAACAATGCGTTTGGCGCTTAGCTCGGCACTGCTTTCACTCACTTCTTTTTGCCCGATATTTTCTCAGGCCATTCAGGAAAGTTCCAAAGAGGCGCCCTTATTGGAGCAGGCAACTTTGCAGGCGGTTGTTGACTACGCCATTAAAAACCAGCCCATTGTTCAGCAATCGCTGATCGATGAGCGGATTACCGAAAATCAGATTCGCAGCAGGCTTGCCGACTGGTATCCGCAGATCAATTTCAATTACAACTTGCAGCACAACTTTATCGTGCAGACCAGCATCATTGCCGGTAATCCCGTAAAGCTTGGTGTCAGCAACATTTCCGCAGCGCAGTTCACATTATCGCAGCAGATCTTCAACCGCGATGTGCTGTTGGCAAACCAGACCAAAAGAGACGTGCTCTTACAGGCCAGCCAGAACACTTCCTTTAATAAGACCGACATTGCCGTCAATGTTTCCAAAGCATTTTATGATGTGCTGGCAACGACCCAGCAGATTGATGTAGCTCAGGAAGATATTCAGCGCCTGGAAAGAAGCTTAAAGGATGCAGAAAATCAATACAAGTCAGGAATTGCTGATAAAATTGATTTTAAGCGTGCGACCATTTCGCTTAACAACACCAAAGCCAGCAAGAAAAGCAATGAGGAGCTTTTGAAAGCCAAGCTCGATTATCTGAAATCGTTAATGGGTTACCCATCCGACAAGCAGCTAGCGATCGCCTATGACACATTGCAGATGGAAAGAGAGATATCGCTGGATACGCTGCAAAATCTGGATCTGAACTCGCGCATAGAATTTCAGCTGCTGAGCACGCAGAAAAAGCTTTTGGAAGCAAATCTTCAATATAACAAATGGAGCTATCTGCCTAATATTTCGCTCAACGGGGCTTACAACCTGAACTTTCAGAATAACCAGTTTACCGATCTTTACAACAAGAATTATCCCAATTCCTTCGGACTGCTGACGCTTTCGCTGCCCCTTTACCAGGGCGGTAAAAGAAAGGCCAACACCAAGGCCGCAGAATGGCAGATCAAACGGCTTGATTGGGACATAAAAGGCCTTCAAATGAATGTGAGCGCCGAATACTCGCAGGCGCTGGCTAACTACAAAGGCAATCTGACGAATCTGCTTGCCCAGAAGGATAATATGGACCTGGCCCGCGAAGTATATGATGTCATCCAGCTCCAATATAAATCAGGCATTAAAACCTATCTGGAAGTGGTAACCTCGGAAACCGACCTGCGATTGGCACGCATCAGTTATTACAATGCGCTCTACCAGACTCTGGCCAGTAAGATCGATGTGCAAAAAGCCCTTGGGCAAATGAACTATTAA
- a CDS encoding sodium:solute symporter translates to MSSLDWIVLSLTLIFVVAYGIYRSREKHTMDSFLLAGQSMPWYHVTLSLMATQASAITFLSAPGQAYTDGMRFVQFYFGLPLAMVVLCITFVPKFGQLKIFTAYEFLERRFDLRTRALTSFLFLLQRGLSTGLSIYAPSLILSAILGWDIMWTNIISGGIVMLYTIAGGSRAVSHTHLQQMGIITVGMVIAGVMVVRFLPNDVSFSDALHVAGKMGKINLIDFTFDLNNRYNVWSGLIGGFFLQLSYFGTDQSQVGRFLTGSSQGQSKLGLAMNGLLKIPMQFMILLVGVLVFAFYQFTNPPLFFNETAVEQVRKTQYAAEYQKLETRHDAIQAAKRPHVMELTRALKKDDEPAIEQSRTALAKIETQVQDVRKQAGAVLSKANGAEINDVNYIFLRFVIDYLPVGMVGLLIAVILLASMGSVASAYNSLASCSIVDIYKRMVHKDDDSRNYVAASRWATFFWGVFCIGVAQYASRLGSMIEAVNILGSLFYGVILGIFLVAFYFPKIGSRAVFFASILGEIFVVLSYWLDLTAFLWLNLIGCALVIFFALILEKIWPQPAQEVNAL, encoded by the coding sequence ATGAGCTCGCTGGACTGGATTGTACTCTCACTCACACTGATATTTGTTGTTGCCTACGGAATTTATCGCAGCCGCGAGAAGCATACGATGGACTCGTTTTTACTGGCCGGGCAGTCCATGCCCTGGTATCACGTAACACTGTCATTGATGGCCACGCAGGCCAGCGCTATTACGTTTTTATCTGCTCCGGGTCAGGCTTATACGGACGGCATGCGGTTCGTGCAGTTCTATTTTGGTTTGCCGCTTGCTATGGTGGTGCTTTGTATCACATTTGTGCCCAAATTTGGCCAGCTTAAAATATTTACGGCCTACGAGTTCCTGGAAAGGCGCTTCGACCTTCGAACGCGCGCGCTCACATCGTTTCTTTTTCTTTTGCAGCGCGGACTTTCCACTGGGCTTTCCATCTATGCGCCTTCGCTGATTCTTTCTGCTATCCTGGGTTGGGACATTATGTGGACTAATATTATTTCCGGAGGCATTGTCATGCTCTATACCATTGCAGGCGGCAGCCGCGCGGTTTCTCACACGCACTTGCAGCAGATGGGCATCATCACAGTTGGAATGGTGATTGCCGGCGTAATGGTTGTTCGTTTTTTGCCTAATGATGTCTCCTTTAGTGATGCGCTGCACGTGGCGGGTAAGATGGGCAAGATTAATCTGATTGATTTTACTTTTGATTTAAATAACCGTTATAATGTATGGTCAGGGCTGATCGGTGGTTTCTTTCTGCAACTATCCTATTTTGGAACGGATCAGTCGCAGGTCGGGCGGTTTCTGACGGGAAGCTCTCAGGGACAAAGCAAGCTGGGGCTGGCCATGAATGGTCTTTTAAAGATCCCGATGCAGTTTATGATTCTGCTGGTGGGCGTTTTGGTTTTTGCATTTTATCAGTTTACAAATCCGCCGCTGTTCTTTAATGAAACGGCCGTGGAGCAGGTCAGAAAAACGCAGTATGCGGCCGAATACCAAAAGCTCGAAACCCGGCACGATGCCATTCAGGCCGCCAAGCGCCCGCACGTGATGGAGCTGACGCGCGCGCTGAAAAAAGATGATGAGCCCGCCATTGAACAGTCCCGCACTGCGCTGGCAAAGATCGAAACCCAGGTTCAGGATGTGCGCAAACAGGCCGGGGCCGTGCTTTCAAAGGCCAATGGAGCCGAGATCAATGATGTTAACTACATTTTTCTAAGATTTGTGATTGATTACCTGCCGGTAGGAATGGTTGGTTTGCTGATTGCGGTGATCCTGCTGGCGTCAATGGGCTCGGTGGCATCGGCTTACAACTCGCTGGCTTCTTGCAGCATTGTGGATATTTACAAACGGATGGTGCATAAAGATGATGATTCGCGCAATTACGTGGCAGCCTCCCGCTGGGCAACATTCTTCTGGGGCGTCTTCTGCATTGGCGTTGCCCAGTATGCCTCCCGGCTGGGCAGTATGATCGAGGCCGTTAACATTCTGGGTTCATTGTTTTATGGGGTGATCCTGGGCATATTCCTGGTCGCATTTTATTTTCCCAAAATCGGTAGCAGGGCTGTGTTTTTTGCCAGTATACTGGGTGAAATATTTGTGGTTCTCAGCTACTGGCTGGATCTGACTGCCTTTCTATGGCTTAACCTGATCGGCTGCGCCCTTGTTATATTCTTTGCGCTGATCCTTGAAAAGATCTGGCCCCAACCTGCCCAAGAGGTGAATGCGTTGTAA
- a CDS encoding capsule assembly Wzi family protein yields MSTFRFLPLIAVVLVAALPGLTHGMPPVSAAFQDQTTQGDTNEITSGGKAWVEFAGYGSTASRTPFWFHANQWGIVPTSGQILSLRAGVEARRFLTKDSQSKSNWSVVYGAEFVANGAAHSKFLIPQAYAGLAFKSFQLTVGRRKQYVGFNDNELGTGSYMWSGNALPIPRIQLGFENYVPLIKNFIYFKGFYSDGLLDGKRPVTSELKLHNKGLFVRLGKPTGTVQLHGGFNHAVQWGGKSPYFTENGQMPSGLDKYWYVITGFKPNGKLKDVSSFDNANRIGNHVASLDFGLELNLKSVNILFYRQNLIEDGSLFYLNNVKDGLNGVTFTMKNQEVRNFTLDKLTFEVLYTKSQGGSEAVDGNAIRGKDDYFNNAQVRDGWSYYGRGLGTPFITPQSENDWPRYADFFTNNNRVWVVHTGMKGKLTGAIWTTKLSLSSNQGTYDVPLPSKLLQFSGVVGLEKQVEWLGGSVIKGAVSADAGEFLDDAFGLMLSIRKNLSF; encoded by the coding sequence ATGTCTACTTTCCGATTTCTACCTTTGATTGCCGTTGTGCTGGTGGCCGCACTGCCTGGATTGACACACGGCATGCCTCCGGTAAGCGCAGCCTTTCAAGATCAAACAACCCAAGGCGACACCAATGAAATAACTTCCGGAGGAAAGGCTTGGGTAGAGTTTGCTGGTTACGGCTCGACTGCTTCCAGGACGCCTTTTTGGTTCCATGCAAATCAATGGGGTATAGTGCCGACATCAGGTCAGATACTCAGTCTGCGCGCCGGAGTGGAAGCCAGGAGATTTTTAACAAAAGATTCTCAGTCCAAATCTAATTGGTCCGTTGTATATGGAGCGGAGTTCGTAGCTAACGGCGCAGCGCACAGTAAATTCCTAATTCCACAGGCGTATGCAGGCCTTGCATTCAAAAGCTTTCAACTTACGGTCGGAAGGCGCAAACAATATGTTGGATTTAACGACAATGAACTTGGAACAGGTTCTTATATGTGGTCGGGCAACGCGCTTCCTATTCCGCGTATACAACTGGGTTTTGAAAATTATGTTCCTTTAATCAAAAACTTCATCTATTTCAAAGGCTTCTATTCTGACGGGCTATTAGACGGTAAAAGGCCGGTTACAAGTGAATTGAAACTACATAATAAAGGTTTGTTCGTTCGCTTAGGAAAGCCAACCGGAACGGTGCAGCTGCATGGAGGTTTCAACCATGCAGTGCAATGGGGCGGTAAATCACCTTATTTTACAGAAAACGGCCAAATGCCTAGCGGTCTTGATAAATATTGGTATGTGATTACCGGATTCAAGCCGAACGGAAAGTTGAAAGATGTTTCGTCATTTGACAACGCTAATAGAATTGGTAACCATGTTGCGAGCCTTGACTTTGGTTTAGAGCTTAATTTGAAATCAGTCAACATCCTTTTTTATAGACAAAACCTGATTGAAGACGGATCGCTTTTTTATCTAAACAATGTCAAGGATGGATTAAATGGCGTGACATTTACTATGAAAAATCAAGAAGTCAGAAACTTCACATTGGATAAGCTGACATTTGAAGTGTTGTATACAAAAAGTCAGGGTGGAAGTGAGGCAGTTGACGGCAATGCTATCCGGGGGAAAGACGACTATTTCAATAATGCCCAGGTAAGGGACGGATGGTCCTATTATGGAAGAGGATTAGGGACACCTTTTATTACCCCACAGTCAGAAAACGACTGGCCGAGATACGCTGATTTTTTTACTAATAATAACAGGGTTTGGGTTGTACACACAGGCATGAAAGGCAAGCTGACAGGTGCTATTTGGACAACCAAGCTATCCCTGTCGAGTAATCAGGGAACTTACGATGTTCCATTACCAAGTAAATTGCTCCAATTTTCCGGAGTTGTCGGTCTCGAAAAGCAAGTAGAGTGGCTAGGCGGCTCAGTTATTAAAGGTGCAGTTTCGGCTGATGCAGGTGAGTTTCTTGACGATGCTTTCGGACTGATGCTCTCAATCCGAAAGAATCTGTCGTTTTAA
- the rfbD gene encoding dTDP-4-dehydrorhamnose reductase — translation MRIVVLGASGQLGSCLKKVATERSITDISFPSEQDGNILDAELLNKLFSVEKPSFVINCAAYTAVDKAEDEQEICLKVNRDGAANIARACAAHGANLIHISTDFVFKGNVTGMLTETDPAEPENIYGLTKLEGEAAIAEILPEHFTLRTSWLYSEYGNNFVKTMLRLGKERDQLGVIIDQVGSPTYAIDLAGAILDIIESGSKEYGIYHYSNEGVTSWYDFAKAVFDISGTQVQLNPVKTSEYVTKAVRPAYSVMDKTKIKTAFSIQIPYWRDSLAECLQRLAAEQQ, via the coding sequence ATGAGAATAGTAGTATTAGGCGCATCAGGCCAACTGGGTAGTTGCCTGAAAAAAGTAGCGACCGAAAGAAGCATTACAGACATATCATTCCCGTCAGAACAGGATGGCAACATATTAGATGCAGAGCTTCTCAATAAATTATTCTCAGTAGAAAAACCTTCCTTCGTCATCAACTGCGCCGCTTACACGGCCGTAGACAAAGCCGAAGACGAACAGGAAATCTGCCTAAAAGTGAACAGGGATGGGGCTGCTAATATTGCGAGAGCCTGTGCCGCACATGGCGCGAATCTCATTCACATATCTACCGACTTCGTTTTTAAAGGCAATGTAACCGGCATGTTGACTGAGACGGATCCAGCAGAACCAGAAAATATTTACGGATTGACCAAGCTTGAAGGTGAGGCAGCCATCGCGGAAATTTTGCCTGAACACTTCACGCTCCGAACAAGCTGGCTTTATTCTGAGTACGGCAATAACTTTGTTAAAACAATGCTAAGGCTGGGTAAAGAGAGAGATCAACTTGGAGTGATCATAGATCAGGTGGGCTCTCCTACTTATGCTATTGACCTGGCGGGGGCAATTTTGGATATCATTGAATCTGGAAGCAAGGAGTACGGTATTTACCATTATAGCAACGAGGGCGTGACTTCATGGTACGACTTTGCCAAAGCTGTTTTTGACATCAGCGGAACACAGGTCCAGCTTAATCCAGTTAAGACATCAGAATACGTGACCAAGGCGGTTCGCCCCGCCTATTCTGTAATGGATAAAACCAAAATCAAAACGGCGTTCTCTATTCAAATCCCTTATTGGAGAGACAGCCTTGCAGAATGTTTGCAGCGGCTTGCAGCAGAGCAGCAATAA
- a CDS encoding T9SS type A sorting domain-containing protein has protein sequence MKKLLFILIIFAYHNFCEAQSAGHISAERKSSIGKVTFVSTSAITSYYVDGYVQVSGASRFTFPVGDNGRFRPFAVSADGTLGAYYGANPNVAVTSNPKGGNYGPLPLGAPFPTSQKEAAVKVISTKEYWDINGSTKTRITLTWDSQSGIAQLLNNGNLTKLYIVGWDGKKWVKIASTYDATSILGGQSSHSSGSITTNLLIVPNTYNVYTFGADPASTAAAPALATTSFSGSANNQRIKLEWNTDSITAIKYTVEKSTDSTSWEQVASVAAVNSVSSRYFAEDLNPAKGKNFYRLKTTFPEGTVTRKPIFVKFGRVEEVSISIYPNPASDRVFVQGANFERVRRIVIQDLTGKTWIDAKSADRGIDVRLLSSGIYILSMENLDGIINSKKLIINK, from the coding sequence ATGAAAAAGCTTTTGTTCATCCTAATCATATTTGCATACCACAACTTTTGTGAAGCGCAATCAGCTGGCCATATCTCTGCTGAGCGGAAAAGTTCCATTGGAAAGGTAACATTCGTCAGCACCTCTGCTATTACAAGTTACTACGTTGATGGCTATGTTCAGGTTTCAGGAGCATCTCGTTTTACATTCCCTGTTGGAGACAATGGACGATTTAGACCATTTGCAGTTAGTGCAGACGGAACCTTGGGAGCCTATTATGGTGCAAACCCAAATGTGGCAGTCACTAGCAATCCAAAAGGAGGAAATTATGGGCCATTGCCCTTAGGCGCTCCGTTTCCAACATCACAAAAGGAAGCGGCCGTGAAGGTTATATCAACAAAAGAGTATTGGGATATTAATGGTAGCACGAAAACCAGAATTACCCTGACTTGGGATAGCCAGAGTGGGATAGCCCAATTGCTAAACAACGGAAACCTGACAAAATTATACATTGTCGGGTGGGATGGCAAAAAATGGGTAAAAATTGCATCTACTTATGATGCAACGTCTATTTTAGGAGGTCAAAGCTCCCACAGCAGTGGGTCCATCACTACAAATCTTCTCATTGTGCCAAACACCTACAACGTGTACACGTTTGGTGCCGATCCAGCGTCAACTGCCGCGGCACCAGCGTTAGCCACTACGAGTTTCAGTGGAAGCGCAAATAACCAAAGAATTAAGTTAGAATGGAATACAGACTCTATAACGGCAATCAAATACACTGTGGAAAAAAGTACCGACAGCACCAGCTGGGAGCAGGTGGCTAGTGTGGCAGCAGTCAATTCTGTTTCATCTCGATATTTTGCGGAAGACCTAAATCCCGCCAAGGGCAAAAACTTTTATCGTTTAAAAACTACTTTCCCGGAGGGAACTGTTACCCGTAAGCCGATATTTGTAAAATTTGGTCGGGTAGAAGAGGTGTCTATTAGTATATATCCTAACCCTGCTAGTGATCGCGTTTTTGTTCAGGGTGCAAATTTTGAGCGCGTTAGACGCATTGTGATCCAGGACCTAACTGGAAAAACATGGATCGACGCGAAGTCGGCAGACAGAGGAATTGATGTTCGGTTACTTTCTTCTGGTATCTACATATTAAGCATGGAAAATTTGGACGGAATTATTAATTCAAAAAAGCTTATTATCAATAAATAA